The DNA segment GATATCAACATCAAATACCTCAGCAAGTAGAAATACTTACTTTAACAGAGCATCATACAGCTTTTTACCAAATTTCTCCTTAACAGCATGAGCTGTATCCCTGTTAAAAGCAAAGGAAATCTATCACCACTGCAGTTGTTAGTTTGAAGCACCAACAGTAACAGAAAATCATTATTATTTAGAGTTTAAGAGTTAAAGCAGGGAAGGAGCAAAGTTCCTAAGTTGCATTTTTGCTGAACCATGCCCACCTTGGCAACCACTCATGAGGAagtacacatttttttaaatcaatgttGGATAATGACGAGTCTTTCAGTACAGCTTCCTAATGGAGGTAAACACTTTGTTCAGGCTGCAGTTAAATCAGGTTTGTGTTTCAAATCAGATCAATACCAGGCTGTCTCAAACTGTCTGCTATTTACAAGTGAAGATTGGATTTGTCTGATGTGTCGTGGCTGCCCAGAAAGGTCGATAAGCCCAAGCTTGAAGCAATAAATGTTGTGCAGGTGATCACCACAAACAGGTGGCGAACAGCTACACGAGAAGTTCAGGGAACTTGAGCATCAGTAGCGCCTAAAAATAAATTCTCCTAACAACACTCCTTTGTCTCATTCATTAGTGCACTTTCTTCCTTATTACCTGTTGGCATACAGCCTCTGCTTTTGCATGGCAACAACAACATGGCAGAGACAACTTAGAAGGCCCTGCAATTCCCAGGCTCCATTTCAGATTTCATTCATGTGCCGTTCTTTATAGCCTTCTTCTAAATTGGGAGGCAGATGCACTACAACCTGTGGGATTTACAattttgccaaaaactgcagctcCCCAAGTGATCAGTGAGGGAGAAAAATCCCAACAGATTTCCAGATCCCCCCCTCCCCGGGTATTGTTCATCACATTTAGAGTatataatggaaaaaaaaaaaaatggatgtacTGTACAGAATTATTTAATTGCTACAAATAATCAGCAAAGCAGGACGTACCAAAGCTGTTTACGTACTGCCTGCCCCTTCAGTGACTCCACATTGAAGTTGTTAGTTTTCGCTGGCATGATGAAGAAAACTACGACCGTCACATCGTTTCGGTGGACCTGCAGAGACGGTGACGATAGGTTTCCATTAGATGTGTACAACACAACACTACCaaaaaggcacaaaacaaacacgGCCTCACCCGCAGCAGATAGTTCAGTCTGGACAGTGATTCAAGGAAaatatctgctcctttgtttgAGAACTCATAGCGCCCAGCAATGAAGAAGATGAGGGTTTTATCCAAGTTGAAGTCCAGGTGACTACCGAGATAATAAAgattaataaaatgaaattttcaattcattttatgaAGTACAACAAACTTCGAGAGCTGCCAGGACTACTTTTTAATAAAGCAACAAACCCATAGAAGTGTCCCCTGATAAACTCCTGGATTTGGGCCTTGTTGGTGGAGTGCAGGTTTTGAAACTCATGCATGGCTGAGAACTTCTTCACATTCAGCCCATTTGGGGTGACCACATCTGTACCAACAAAGGAAAAGatggttttattcattttccgTTGACAGCGGTATCAAAATTACTTTGTGTTTAGcttcaacattttatttcaaacttGAAGGTATTTTTGCCATCAATCCCTGGAATACagttgtgtgactgtgtgaacATCATACAGAAActgattacttcaagttactgttGCTAGTTATCACTACAAATGAGTCAATCATGATATGTATTTATCTACAGGACTGTAGTGTGATTTGTAAAAACATTTCTTGCATGACTGTGTTGCATGGATCGTCAGAAAACCAATAGACAACGTAAAACTACGTTCTTGTGGAGATAGTATAGTGAAAAATTTCCACCTGGTTTCCTGTGCAGCATGTGGTTGGCCTCCACAGCAGTGATCTGAGAGACTGTCGTGAAGACGTGAGCACAGTGAACTGCTGCTCTCTCTAAGCAGTATCGGTGGTAGATCTGCCTCTCACCAGCCTCCTTGTCAATGTTAAACTGCCacacacaatttttaaaaacagaaaaaacaaaaacattcattttactTTACAAAACCTGTTTAAttatcaagctttttttttttttttaaacctgcccAGAGCAGCAGAATATTTTTCTGAATGCCTTTTTTTACCAAATATATTTGCTGTAACAAGAGGAGCCTACAGAGGGTCTACTTTTCTcatctgaatgtttttgttgcaattattttaaaaaagaaaatattattcATATTATCGCTTGTAGATATAATGCTGGAGTGGACAGAGGGTGAAGACTAGGCAAAAGACAGGAGAAGTGGAAGAATAgaagggacaaaaaaaaaaaaaagagggcgaGAGAGATGCAAACAGACGTGCTTCCTCTGTAACAAAGTACACCAACGATACAACAcctaaaagacaaaacagagggaggtacacaaacaaatacagagTTATGCTGTGTGTGGATGCGAGCGTGCATACATGTTTAAATGAGCAAGAGAGGACACGAGTGTCCGAGTATGAGCGTTTGTCATGAAACATACTGGGAAAATGAGGATGAGACTGCACCAGTTTAGTTCACCGCATCCTCATTAATCCTACAAGGCAAGATCTCGACTACCCTCGTGGGACCACAAAAAGGTTTGGTTATAACAGCATGTATAATTATCCATTTCAGGCATAGTTGAGCATAAACAAGAGCATAATAAAATATTGCATTTCATTTATTCaattaaatgaatttaaaaaaaaatctcttttaaaGTTCATTTACAGTTTGTAAGTCTGGAAATGATCCTGCTTTGTTTTACCACATTGGCTGCATTTTCTGACTCTCAGTTAACAAGATTCCATCGACAGAATAAGTGATGGTCCTAAGAATCATCTGTCAATTATCCATTCGGTCAAGGAGTAACCTTTAGCTCCACATTGACCTTTAGCTTGTGTGGCCAATTACAAACATTGCATTGACATCTCCAAATGTAGCTCAACATTACTAATGATGCTCTAAGTAGTCCTAAAAGAGCTAAACCTTTAAATATGAGCATAAATCTTATGGCTGGTCATTGTAGGCAGAGAGGCGCGAGTGTGAGTTGCACGCGTATTTTGTGATGGACGTGGGGTGCCAGGAGACAGACTCTTAAGAactttgctttttgttctgttttcatagGTACACTGCAATAGGCCTCAGCATGCTGTGGGCTTCTCTTCTTCGCTCACTTTTTGCATTTCATATTGTAGTGTAAAGGCCGTGCAATAtgaaatataaaagtgattactATTGTGATTTGATAATATAAATAACATGCCTACTGTAGTGCCCCTATGTTTACAAACACTGATGTTTTCCCCCTTCTATTAGGGTCAAAAGGATTTAAGTACTACCCAATTCAACTATCTGaaatttatttataatgaaTCTAATATGCACATTGTAGGCAACATATCAGCTGTAAAGATCAAGCTCTgattcacaataaaacattgaCAAATTTTCCTGCCTGTATTATTAACTAGAGTCATAAGAAGGGAATGGCTTGGTGTCCATGACAGTTATAGGCCAACTACAAACAGTGTTACTATGTGTCTGTTTGCTGTAAGGCAGTTCTCTTGTTCTCTCACCTTGTCCAGGTTGTTGTAAAAGTCAGTGTTCCCAGCACAAAGGTATCTTCCCAGCAGGGTGGCATGTGTTGTGAATACTGTCGCCATTGGAATTTTGCGTGAGCGAGAGAGAATAAGTCCAGGACCTGCCTGCCATTCATGGAAGTGACTGATGACATTAGGTTTGTCTCCAAGGTGGTCTGtcaactaaaaacacaaaagaaagctGCCATGTTTACTTATGCCAACCATCTCAGTGATGCATattgagatttatttatttttataaatccaAAACTCAGCATAGGAGCCAACAAGACAATTAGGTTCACTTATAATGCACCTCTTTGAAGAACCATGCAATAAGGGAGCCCAAAATGAGCGAGTCATTGGCTTCTCGGTCATGGAAGGGCAGACCAATGTTGCAGGTGTCCCAAAGGTCCCCTTTCCAGCGGTCCAGGTTCCAGGCTGCTGAGCCTATGTCAAACAGGATTACGTAGGGGCTGCCCTCAATCAGCCAGCGACCAAAATGaacctgcattaaaaacaagttCAGCTTTATTAGGGACACTTTCAGATTTAAGTGCCTCTGTGCTTCTATCCCAGGATATGCATTCAGTTTCATGGCAACAGTTTTAGCCTGAGGTtagcctaaccctaaccctacttAGGGCGTAGGTGGTATGAAGATTCTGGTTATATCCACTTTGCTAAGAGAAATTTTGGATGCATGCATTTGAAGTATAAAGTGATCACtatattgtgttgtttttttgcatgacAGCAATATACAGCCAAGTTGTgttcttacaaacacattttctatCTGCTCTTAAAATTAGACAATATAACTTAGGGATCATTTTAAACATCTCCAAGGAGCCTTGCAGCTTTAGTGTAGCTTTTTACTAAAGTCATGCTAATTGTTATTTCCTTAAATGTATTCTGACAGTCTGATCTGCAACTGTCTCATCAGCATATGTGCACCCTCTAGTGGTCAAACACGCATTTGGCATCTGAGCCTCCTGCGTAACTACCATTCAGTGACCATCCTCATCCAGCAATCACATCATTCCCATCATACACAGCGTACATCCAGGGCAGCCCAAACTGTATGACAGTGATATTCATCATTTCACAATGATGAATAACTAATTTCATGGGTGAGAACCCCCAGACCCACTAGTCCCCTTTATGGTTAAGCAAATTGTATGCCTGTCAACTCAGTAGGTTTTGGTGTGTCAACTGGTACACAGATAATCTTTCCTCTCCCATCCCTCACCTGGCAGCCGTTGTGGATGAGGGCATCCATGGCCTTCCTGATGGCAGGATTTGGTGGCTCACAGCTCTCCACCTGAGTCTTGAAGTTGTGCTCGAAGTATGGTCCCATCATGTAGTAGTTGTCTCCCCATTCATCCACAGTGATCTTAGCCTTGGTCTGGATGACTGTGTAGATTCCCCCAACTATAGTGACACACAGGGCAAGTGAAAAGACCTGAAGTCACTGCAAAAGGTTTCAAACTTTTGACTTGACTTGTCTTTTAAAAATTCTTGTAAAAAGTCCAATAGGAACCAGTCTGTATGTTCACAGACTCCTAACACATTACTACAGTAATCTGtggaggggggggaaaaaaaaaaaaaaaaaaaaaaaaaagactgtcagTGTTTGAAAGAAAAGGGTAAAaacttttaactgttgcaagCCAATAGTGCTACAATTTGCCACTTTTCCTAACCCGTCTGGTTAAGAAATGGCGTTAAAGATCGCCGTTTAATTAGtcagaaaaaagggggtggggtggggggcgcCTTCAACACCCCTTCTGAGTGGCGGAAAAAAGGGCAGTTTTCCCGGTCTTTGAACGCCGCTTTTTTCTGCCACCCACAAAAACTGCGTTCATTGCGCAGCTACGTGACGTAAAAAGCGATCTGTCGGAGTCAACGCCATTTTTACGTTAATTCTTAATccagttatttattttgaactttaactatttgatgcagaacacctgattattctgtaaatagttttaaatggttatataaaaacgCCTGAGGCCTTGCTACATTTTTAGGAAAGTAGTTTCTAtataactttgtttgcaaaacttgtgcataatttcttttacatttacaatttcttttgcttttcaaGTTCTGAAAATGATTTGTCAAACATGTTTGTAGtttttgcagttaaaaaaaaaagaaaaaaaagaagtgtaacTTTTCCTAACCTCATATTATTTGTGTGTTGATTTTAGAGGTAATACAGTACgtcaaaatgaaaagaaaaaccccCCAAATCAAACAAGGAGTGCTGACAAGAATTATTTTAAACAAGGCAAggtaaacagttttaaaaatgtgaaatatacaaggtaaaatcaaaagtattgaaaaaatggccaattaaaccccagagggttaagttTCTGAGTATcattggggtgaatttgctggaatGTCAactgaaagactgaaaactgTTTTGAGTGCTTTCTGACTTGCTAATGCCCTCTCTGCAGAATGACTGATTTCAAATTGCTCAAGAAGCAGCCTTATAACCGGTTACAGACTGATGGGCAACAAAAATTGCTTCCTCATAATTTTGATTTCCATCTTCATTGGCATTAGGTGAACAGACACCTGAATGATAATTAAACTACTGCTACTTCTATAGCTGTTCACATTTCCAGATCagttaatcaaatgcatttagTAGCAGCAACTGGCTGCTTTTCAGTCTCCTAATTCCTATGGAAGTATGAAAGATGTTCCTAGTTTTTCTAtacagtgtttttgcttttggtttACTTTTGTTAAATAACCTCTTATTATGTGCAGAGACATAATCCAGattgtcatttaaaaatacacaaaaatggaaagaaagacacaaaacatACCTACATACATTATCATCAGCTGTTCAGTCATTTAGTCAAACACTAAATCACTGAAAATAGTCAGGGGCCATCAATTGCTTTAACAGATCTTTTATACAAACCCATTTTGACCAGGAGCTGATATTGCACTGGTGCCATTTGTAGCAGACACAAAATTTCTGGTTTGTAGGGGTCAAAGCACATGTGgtaatgtttttcagtctcACTAGGCAGCATAAAGACAAATACTGATATTATCACCAAAACATTCAGTGGAGAATGACGTCTGAGCTGCATCAGAGAGCAGGGATCATATAAACAGTAAAGCCAGAGAAAACAGCAGAGTGCCTGATAACCTCTGAACCTTAATGTTcaaattaatatttacatttttagattCATTAATTTGAAATTAAAGGTAATTAAACACAACATGAAACAATGTGCTATTgtcacatctttaaaaaaaaaaagttgcagttTCCATATCCAACTTCAATCCAAACTGCCAGTAAGAGTGAATAAACAGGCAGCAGAAATCTTCA comes from the Astatotilapia calliptera chromosome 15, fAstCal1.2, whole genome shotgun sequence genome and includes:
- the gys2 gene encoding glycogen [starch] synthase, liver, coding for MPLSRSLSMTSLTGVLPAWEEDELPVEDLLLFEVSWEVTNKVGGIYTVIQTKAKITVDEWGDNYYMMGPYFEHNFKTQVESCEPPNPAIRKAMDALIHNGCQVHFGRWLIEGSPYVILFDIGSAAWNLDRWKGDLWDTCNIGLPFHDREANDSLILGSLIAWFFKELTDHLGDKPNVISHFHEWQAGPGLILSRSRKIPMATVFTTHATLLGRYLCAGNTDFYNNLDKFNIDKEAGERQIYHRYCLERAAVHCAHVFTTVSQITAVEANHMLHRKPDVVTPNGLNVKKFSAMHEFQNLHSTNKAQIQEFIRGHFYGHLDFNLDKTLIFFIAGRYEFSNKGADIFLESLSRLNYLLRVHRNDVTVVVFFIMPAKTNNFNVESLKGQAVRKQLWDTAHAVKEKFGKKLYDALLKGQIPDLNNILDRDDFTIMKRAIYATQRHSLPPVTTHNMLDDSADPILSNIRRVGLFNSRNDRVKVVFHPEFLSSTSPLLPMDYEDFVRGCNLGVFPSYYEPWGYTPGECTVMGIPSVTTNLSGFGCFMEEHVSDPAAYGIYIVDRRFRSAEESCNQLTQFMFSFCQQSRRQRIIQRNRTERLSDLLDWRYLGRFYIHARHLALSRAFPDKFKMDPMAPLKTEGFRYPRPYSVPPSPSASIHSTPHHSDVEDDDDEPYDEDEEAERDRMNIKSPFVLNAVPEGKKQQPGESRN